CCGGCCGAGCGAGCGCCAATCGCACGGGCGCCCGAAGCCCGGAGTTTGTTGGCGCCCGCCTCGGCGGTCTGTTACGATCCGCCCAGGCGTACCGAACTCGAACGGACAATGGGCAATGCAGAGACTCCGATCCCCCAAGCTGCTGGCGAACGCCGCTGTGGCCGCCACGCTGTCGATTATCGCCGTCACTGCGGCGGCCGCGGACGCGGGCAAAGAACTCCTGATCCCCTCCGAGGGGGTGATGAAGGTCCCCGACGGCAACGACTACGACAATGACGACAGCGACTACAGCTACAGCCGCATGATCGAGGGCGACAACGTCGTGATCTTCTGGCACAAGGAGTACGGCGCCGACCCGCTCGAGAACCCCGACAGCGGCAAGCGGTTTGACGTCAAGAAGATGCTGAGCGAGTGCGAGCGGTTCTACGACTACTACGTCAACGAGCTGAAGCTCGTCAAGAAGGGTGAGTCGGTCAGCGACCGCTACAAGCTGGTCACCTACGTGTACGGCGGCGAGGGCGGCACCGCGTTCGGCGGCGGCATGGAGGACAAGATCGGCGCGCTGTGGACCCCCGCGGTGCGTGTCAACCGCGAGCCCTACGGCGTGCTGGCCCACGAGCTGGGCCACAGCTTCCAGTTCCTGTCGTCGGTCGATAGCGGCGCCCGCCCCGGGGGCGCGGTCAACGAGATGTCCGCGCAGTACATGCTGTGGCAGGTCTACCCAGAGTGGATGACGTTCGAGAACTATCACCTGGTCGACTTCATGAAGAAGACGCACTACGCGTTCCTTCACCCGACCAACATGTACCACTCGCCCTACGTGCTGGAGTACTGGTCCAACAAGCACGGCAAGGAGTTCTGGGGCGAGCTGTGCCGCTCGACTAAACGCGGCGAGGACGTGGTCGCCACGTACAAGCGGATGAACGCCGTTGAGCAGCCCGCCTTCAACGACGAGATGTTCGACGCCTGCCGGCGGTTCATCACCTGGGACCTCGACCGGGTCGAAGAGGTCGCCGGCCGCTACGCCAACCAGCACCGCTGCACGCTGAACGAAGCGGGCGACGGGTGGTACCGGATCACGCCCCAGCTCTGCCCACAGAACTACGGGTACAACGGCATCCGCCTGGAAGTCCCCGAGAAATTCGGTGAGGTGGAGCTGCAATTCCAGGGGCTGGCCGGCGCCGAGGGCTTCAGCCAGGTGAAGACCGACAAGGCTGGCTGGCGTTACGGCTTTGTGGCCCACCTGAATGACGACCGCCGCGTCTACAGCGAGGTCGGCCGCGACGCCGACGGCCGCCTTGCGTTCGAAACGCCCGAGGGGACCGAGCACCTGTGGCTGGTCGTGATGGGCGCGCCGACCGAGCACTGGCCGGTCAGCGGGGGCCGCGGCCGCCGGGGGCGGGGCAGGGGGGACGAGCCGTCCGGTGAAGAGCAGTGGCCCTACCGCGTGAAGCTCGCCGGGACAACGATCTCCGCAGACTTCATCGAGTAGCCTCGGCGCACAAAAAAACGCCCCCCGGCTCTGCGAGCCGGGGGGCGTGGAAGTAGCGCCACTACGAACCGTTACCGCTGGTTCACCGCGACCGGCGCCGAACCGGTGCGGTCCGAGCGGTCGAGGTCGAACCGGTCGAGGTTCATCACCTTCGCCCAGGCGGCGACAAAGTCGTTAACGAACTTCTCGCCGGCGTCCTCCGACGCGTAGGCCTCGGCCAGGGCCCGCAGCTGCGAGTTCGATCCGAACACCAGGTCGACCCGGGTGCCGGTCCACTTCAGCTCGCCCGACTCGCGGTCGCGGCCCTCGTAAACGCCGGGCTCATCGTCGGACTCGCTCCAGACCACGCCCATGTCGAGCAGGTTGACGAAGAATTCGTTGGTCAGCTTGCCCGGCTCGTCGGTGAACACACCGTGCTGGGCGCCCTCGTAGTTGGCGTCCAGCGCCCGCATGCCGCCAACCAGCACGGTCAGCTCCGGCGCGGAAAGCGTCAGCAGCTGCGCGCGGTCGACCAGCTGCTCCTCCAGCGAGCGGCGGTCGCCGCCGCTGGTGTAGTTCCGGAAGCCGTCGGACGCCGGCTCGAGCACCGCCATGCCCTCCACGTCGGTCAGCTCCTGTGTGGTGTCGGCGCGGCCCGGGGTGAACGGGACCGTGACGTCGTGACCGGCGTCCTCGGCGGCCTTCTCAACCGCCGCGCACCCGGCCAGCACGATCACGTCCGCCAGCGAGACCTGCTTGCCGCCGGACTGCGCGCCGTTAAAGTCCTGCTGGATCTTCTCGAGCTTCGCGAGCACGCGGGCCAGCTGCTCCGGCTGGTTGACCTCCCAGTCCTTCTGCGGCGCGAGGCGGATGCGGGCGCCGTTGGCGCCGCCCCGCATGTCCGACCCGCGGAACGTTGAGGCCGACGCCCAGGCGGTCTGGACCAGTTCGGGGACCGTCAAGCCGGACGCCAGGATCTTGCCCTTGAGGCTCTGGACGTCGGCGTCGGTCACCTGCTTGTAGTCGACCTCGGGGATCGGGTCCTGCCAGATCTGCGGCTCGGGGACCCACGGGCCCAGGCACCGCGAGTGCGGGCCCATGTCGCGGTGGATCAGCTTGTACCACGCCTTGGCGAACGCCTTGTTAAACTCCTCGGGGTTCTTGTAGAACCGCTCGGAGATCTTGCGGAACCCGGGGTCACGCTTCAGCGACAGGTCGGTGGTGAGCATCATCGGCGCGTGCGACTTCTCTGGGTCGTGCGCGTCGGGCACGGTGCCGGCGCCGCCGCCGTTCTTGGGGGTCCATTGGTGGGCGCCGGCCGGGCTCTTGGTCAGCTCCCACTCGTACTCAAACAGGTTCTCCCAGTAGCCCTGCGACCACTCGGCCGGCGTGGACGTCCACGCGCCCTCCAGACCGCTGGTGATCGTGTCGCCGGCGTTGCCGGTACCGAACTTGTTCCTCCAGCCGAAACCCTGCTCCTCGATGCCGGCGCCTTCTGGCTCGGGACCTACGTACTCCTTGGGGCTCGCGGCGCCGTGGGTCTTGCCGAGCGTGTGGCCGCCGGCGATCAGCGCGACCGTCTCCTCGTCGTTCATGCCCATGTTGCCAAACGTCTGGCGGATGGCGTGGGCGGCGGCCAGCGGGTCGGGGTTGCCCTTGGGGCCTTCTGGGTTGACGTAGATCAGGCCCATCGTGGTGGCGCCGAGAGGCTTCTGCAGCGGCTCGCCGACGGTGTAGCGGTCGTCGCTCATCCACTTCTTCTCGGGGCCCCAGTAGACGTCCTGCTGGGGTTCCCAGACGTCCTCGCGGCCGCCGGCGAAGCCGAAGGTCTCAAACCCGGCGGACTCCAGCGCGCAGTTGCCCGCGAACACCATCAGGTCGGCCCAAGAGATCTTCTGGCCGTACTTCTGCTTCACAGGCCAGAGCAGCCGCCGCGCCTTGTCGAGGTTGCCGTTGTCGGGCCAGCTGTTGAGCGGCGCGAACCGCTGCGTGCCGTCCGAGGCGCCGCCGCGGCCGTCGGCCATGCGGTAGGTGCCGGCGCTGTGCCAGGCCATGCGGATGAAGAACGGGCCGTAGTGGCCGTAGTCGGCCGGCCACCAGTCCTGCGAGGTGGTCATGCACTTCTCGATGTCCGCCTTGAGCTCGTTGAGGTCGAGCTTGGCGAACTCTTCGGCGTAGTTGAAGTCGGCGCCCAACGGGTTGCTGCTCGGGGCGTTCTGGTGCAGCATCCGCAGGTCCAGGCGGTTGGGCCACCACTCGTCAAGCGTCTTGGGCGCCTGTCGGGCGTCCTGGTACTCCTCGGGCGGCGCCGACTCGGGGCCGTCGGCTTCGACGCCCTCGGCCGCGTTCTTCAGCGCGGTGAAGTATTGCATGGCGCCCGTCACCGGGCACTTGCTGGCGCCCGCGGCGCCCTCGGCGGCGTGCCCAGCGGGCGGCGTTGCGACGGCCGCCTGGGTCGTGAACGCCGCCGTGAGCAGCAGTGATCGGAACAACATCTGGCGCCTCCTTCAAACAGATCGGGTACAAGGTTCGCGTCGGCGGCGTCCGCCGCACTTTTCAAATATAGGGGTGGCGCATAAGAACACAAATGCACGGGGTTTATAGCTGCAATGCGTCTGGCGCATGCTAGGAACCGCCCCGCGTGCGTAGGTCGTTCCTGTACTGGAAAAGGCCCCCAGAAGTGGCCGCAGGAGCCCTCGACCAGGCCGGCAGAATTGGATTCCCAAGAGACGAGGCCGCCTTTCTGAAGCGTAGCACCCCGATGGCCGTGGAGGGCCGGATTCTGACTCACACCCGGTCGATCCGCGTCAGCGGTTCGGGATTTCGGCGGCGTTGGCGGGAATTGCCCGAGTTCAATAGTCCGCCCTGGGAGTGCGGTACTTGGCTGCGGATTCGGCGCCGCATCCTGGTATCATTACGGGAAGCGGCAGCCTCTTTTCACCGCCGCCACTCCGCTCTCTTCAATGCTTGAGGATTGACCACTCATGGATCCGCTTTCGCGTCGCTCGTTCCTCTCGAAGACTGTCACCACCGCCGCAGTGGCGTCCGCGGCGTCGATAATGCCGCGCGTCGCTGGCGCCGCCGGCCCGAACGACACGCTGCAGGTCGGCGTGATCGGCGTTGGCGGCAAGGGTCGCGACCACGTTAAGCAACTGTCGCAGCTTCCGGGCGTGCGCGTGGCCGCGCTGTGCGATGTCGACCCGGCCCGCATCGCCAACGGCCAGTCGATGCTGGACGACGCCGGCGTGAAGGCGAAGCACTACCAGGACATGCGCGAGCTGCTGGACGACCCCGAGATCGACGCGGTCTCGATCGCCACGCCCAACCACTGGCACGCGTTGGCGACCATCTGGGCCTGCCAGCGGGGCAAGGACGTGTACGTCGAGAAGCCGGTCACCCACAACCTGTGGGAGGGCAAGCAGATCATCGACGCCGCCCGCAAGCACAACCGGGTGGTGCAGGTGGGCACCCAGAACCGGTCGGACACCGGGTTCCGCGCCGCGATCGACTACATCCGCGAGGGCGCCCTCGGCGAGATCCAGTGGATGCACGGCCTGTGGTTCAAGGACCGCGGCTCGATCGGCCACGTCACCGGGCCCCAGCCAATCCCCGCGGGCCTGGACTACAACCTGTGGACCGGTCCGGCGCCGCTGGAGCCGCTGATGCGGCAGAACCTCCACTACGACTGGCACTGGGACTGGGACACCGGCAACGCCGACATGGGCAACCTGGGCGCGCACCAGCTCGACGACTGCGCGCACGCGTTGGATATCGCGTCCTCGCCCAAGCGGTTCCTCTGCCTGGGGGGCCGGTTTGCACGCGAGGACGACGGCCAGACGCCGAACATGCAGGCCGTCTGCTTTGAATTCGACGACGCGCCGCCGTTTCTCGTCGAGGTCCGCGGCCTGACCGAGAGCGCCGGCAGCAGGAAGCTACCCAACGTTCGCGGCGTCACCGCTGGGAATGTCATCCAGTGCGAGAACGGCTACTTCGCCGGCGGGCGGGGCGGCGGCGCTGTGTACGACAACAGCGGCAAGCTGCTCAAGAGGTTCCCGGGCGACGGCGGCGCGGGGCACTACGCCAATTGGGTCGAAGCGGTCCGGTCGCGCAACAATGAGGGCCTGCGGGCGGAACTCGCCGTCGGCGTCCGCTCGGCCAACCTCTGCCACCTGGCGAACCTGGCGTTCCGCAGCGGCCAGCCGGCCTCCGTTGAGGAGGTCAAGAGCCGTGTCGGTCAGCGCGGCGACGCGCTGGAGACCATCGACGCGATCGCCGCGCACCTCAAGGCGAACAACGTCGACCTGGACCGCAACCGGCTCACCTGCAGCGAGTGGATGGAGTACGACCCGCAGGCGATGCAGCTCTCGGGCGCCGACGCCACCAGCAACGCCATCGCCAACGCGCTGGTCAAGCCTGGCTACCGCGAGCCGTTCGTTGTGCCCGAGCAGGTGTAGTCACTTCGTCCCGAAGATGCGTGTCGATGCCGGCGTGCGCCGCTGATTGCT
This genomic interval from Posidoniimonas corsicana contains the following:
- a CDS encoding DUF6055 domain-containing protein; its protein translation is MQRLRSPKLLANAAVAATLSIIAVTAAAADAGKELLIPSEGVMKVPDGNDYDNDDSDYSYSRMIEGDNVVIFWHKEYGADPLENPDSGKRFDVKKMLSECERFYDYYVNELKLVKKGESVSDRYKLVTYVYGGEGGTAFGGGMEDKIGALWTPAVRVNREPYGVLAHELGHSFQFLSSVDSGARPGGAVNEMSAQYMLWQVYPEWMTFENYHLVDFMKKTHYAFLHPTNMYHSPYVLEYWSNKHGKEFWGELCRSTKRGEDVVATYKRMNAVEQPAFNDEMFDACRRFITWDLDRVEEVAGRYANQHRCTLNEAGDGWYRITPQLCPQNYGYNGIRLEVPEKFGEVELQFQGLAGAEGFSQVKTDKAGWRYGFVAHLNDDRRVYSEVGRDADGRLAFETPEGTEHLWLVVMGAPTEHWPVSGGRGRRGRGRGDEPSGEEQWPYRVKLAGTTISADFIE
- the katG gene encoding catalase/peroxidase HPI codes for the protein MLFRSLLLTAAFTTQAAVATPPAGHAAEGAAGASKCPVTGAMQYFTALKNAAEGVEADGPESAPPEEYQDARQAPKTLDEWWPNRLDLRMLHQNAPSSNPLGADFNYAEEFAKLDLNELKADIEKCMTTSQDWWPADYGHYGPFFIRMAWHSAGTYRMADGRGGASDGTQRFAPLNSWPDNGNLDKARRLLWPVKQKYGQKISWADLMVFAGNCALESAGFETFGFAGGREDVWEPQQDVYWGPEKKWMSDDRYTVGEPLQKPLGATTMGLIYVNPEGPKGNPDPLAAAHAIRQTFGNMGMNDEETVALIAGGHTLGKTHGAASPKEYVGPEPEGAGIEEQGFGWRNKFGTGNAGDTITSGLEGAWTSTPAEWSQGYWENLFEYEWELTKSPAGAHQWTPKNGGGAGTVPDAHDPEKSHAPMMLTTDLSLKRDPGFRKISERFYKNPEEFNKAFAKAWYKLIHRDMGPHSRCLGPWVPEPQIWQDPIPEVDYKQVTDADVQSLKGKILASGLTVPELVQTAWASASTFRGSDMRGGANGARIRLAPQKDWEVNQPEQLARVLAKLEKIQQDFNGAQSGGKQVSLADVIVLAGCAAVEKAAEDAGHDVTVPFTPGRADTTQELTDVEGMAVLEPASDGFRNYTSGGDRRSLEEQLVDRAQLLTLSAPELTVLVGGMRALDANYEGAQHGVFTDEPGKLTNEFFVNLLDMGVVWSESDDEPGVYEGRDRESGELKWTGTRVDLVFGSNSQLRALAEAYASEDAGEKFVNDFVAAWAKVMNLDRFDLDRSDRTGSAPVAVNQR
- a CDS encoding Gfo/Idh/MocA family protein, whose product is MDPLSRRSFLSKTVTTAAVASAASIMPRVAGAAGPNDTLQVGVIGVGGKGRDHVKQLSQLPGVRVAALCDVDPARIANGQSMLDDAGVKAKHYQDMRELLDDPEIDAVSIATPNHWHALATIWACQRGKDVYVEKPVTHNLWEGKQIIDAARKHNRVVQVGTQNRSDTGFRAAIDYIREGALGEIQWMHGLWFKDRGSIGHVTGPQPIPAGLDYNLWTGPAPLEPLMRQNLHYDWHWDWDTGNADMGNLGAHQLDDCAHALDIASSPKRFLCLGGRFAREDDGQTPNMQAVCFEFDDAPPFLVEVRGLTESAGSRKLPNVRGVTAGNVIQCENGYFAGGRGGGAVYDNSGKLLKRFPGDGGAGHYANWVEAVRSRNNEGLRAELAVGVRSANLCHLANLAFRSGQPASVEEVKSRVGQRGDALETIDAIAAHLKANNVDLDRNRLTCSEWMEYDPQAMQLSGADATSNAIANALVKPGYREPFVVPEQV